In Rhodanobacter humi, the genomic stretch ACGCGCTTTCAGCGAAAGAGTATCGGAACGCCGTCGTTACGGCTCCGTGATTCAGGCTAGGCATTCCACCGCGATCGCCGTGGCCTCGCCACCGCCGATGCACAGGCTGGCGATGCCGCGCTTGAGGCCGCGGGTTTTCAGGGCGTTGAGCAGGGTCACCACCAGGCGCGCACCGCTGGCGCCGATCGGGTGGCCGAGGGCGCAGGCGCCGCCGTTGACGTTGAGCTTGTCGTGCGGAATGCCGAGTTCGCGCATCGGCGCCATCGCCACCACGGCGAACGCTTCGTTGACCTCGAACAGGTCGACGTCGCTGATTTTCCAGCCGGTTTTTTCCAGCAGCTGCTGGATCGCGGCCACCGGGGCGGTGGTGAACCATTCCGGTTCCTGCGAGTGGGTGGCGTGGGCCACGATGCGGGCCAGCGGCTTGAGGCCGCGCGCCTTGGCGTCGTCGGCCGACAGCAGCACCACGGCGGCGGCGCCGTCGGAGATGCTGGACGAGCTGGCCGCGGTGATCGTGCCGTTGTCCTTGCGGAAGGCGGGCTTGAGCGAGGGGATCTTGGCGATGTCGGAGCGGCCGGGCTGCTCGTCGGTATCCACCACCACGTCGCCCTTGCGGCCGGCCACGGTGACCGGAACGATCTCGCCGGCGAACGCGCCGGACTGCTGCGCGGCCAGGGCGCGTTTCACCGATTCCGTCGCGAACGCATCCTGCTCCTCGCGGCTGAAGTGGTACTTGTCGGCGCACAGCTCGCCGAACACGCCCATCGCCTTGCCGTCGTAGGGGTTGGTCAGGCCGTCCCAGGCCATGTGGTCGACCAGCTTGCCGTCGCCGTAGCGGATGCCGGTGCGGGCCTGCACCATGTGCGGCGCGTTGGTCATCGACTCCATGCCGCCGGCCACCACGATGGCCACCGAGCCGGCCTTGATGAGGTCGTGGCCCAGCATGATCGCCTTCATGCCCGAACCGCAGACCTTGTTGATCGTGGTGCAACCGGCGGCCGGCGGCAGTCCGGCCCCCAGCGAAGCCTGGCGGGCCGGCGCCTGGCCGAGGTTGGCCGGCAGCACGCAGCCCATGATGACCTCGCCAACATCGGCGGCGGCCACGCCGGACTGTTCCAGCGCGGCCTTGATCGCCGTGGCGCCCAGCTTCGGCGTGGGCACGCCGGTGAACTGGCCGAGGAAGGAGCCGATGGCGGTGCGCTTGGCACCGGCGATGACAACACTGACGTCGGACATGGGGGTCTCCGCAAACACGAATGGCGCGTGGCGCCGGGGAAGCAACCTGCCGATTATCGCAGCCGATGGCGCAGTGCGGCAAACCGGCTGGCGGCATGCGCACGGGATTCGCAATCGCCTCTGGCCGGGTCGGCGTTGTGCCACACTCCGCTTCCACCGGAGCCATGCCGACAGGCGTTGCCGAGGCCGTGGCTCTTTCGAGGTGGCGGGCGTCGTCCAGGGAGCAGGGGAGAGGTCATGAATTCGCAAGGGGATTGGGCCGCGTGCGGCCTGCGTTGTTGCCAACTGGCGATTGCCGTCAGCATGGCCCTGAGCCTGGCGGCCTGCGGTGGTGGTGGGGGCGGCGGCAACGTCAAGCCGACACCTGCGGCACCGGCACCAGCACCGGCCCCAGCACCAGCCCCAGCACCAGCACCAGCACCAGCCCCGCCGCCGCTGGACGCGCAGCTGTCGATCACCAACACCTACGCCGCCCACAACGCGGGCTACACCGGCGCGGGCGTGACCATCGGCGTGGTGGACAGCGGCATCATGCACTCCAATCCGACCGTGTCTGGTCGGGTTGCGCAACCCGAACTGATCTACGTCGATCCGACGAAGAACAATACCAGCGTGGACGCCGTGGACAGCCACGGCACCTGGGTCGCGGGAATCGCCGCAGGCACGTCGTTCGCCAAGTTTCCGGGTGGTATCGCGCCCGGTGCCAGCCTGGTTTCGGCGCGCATCATCAATGACACGCCGCCGCCGGACGACGGCACCGGCAACGGAAATCCGGTGACTGCAACCGACGCGAACTTTTTCGCGCAGACGCTCAACCCGGCACTGATGCAGGCCGGCGTGAAAATCCAGAACAACTCCTGGGGCGGTATCTACTGGGATACCACCAACGCCTCGATCAACACGGCGTTCGGCCAGGCCTACCAGCCGTTCGTGCAGCAGGGCGGACTGGTGGTATTCGCGGCAGGCAACAGCTCGCAAAGCGATCCCAGCGACATCGCCAGCCTGCCTACCGTGGCACCGGGCTTGGGCCTGGACAAGGGCTGGTTGGTGGCGGTGGCGGTGAACAGCAACAGCCCCACCCAACTGGCGAGTTATTCCAACGCCTGCGGCCGTGCGATGAACTACTGCCTCGCCGCGCCCGGCGACGTGATCGTGCTGGACAAGGACACCATTTCCAGTACCACCAGTCCCACCTACTGGCAGGTCAGCGGCACCTCGTTTGCCGCACCGATGGTGTCCGGCGCGGCGGCCTTGGTGTGGCAGGCTTACCCGTACTTCAGCAACGATCTCGTGCGGCAGACCCTGCTCGGTACCGCCGATCCGCTGGGTGGTTCGCAGCCCAACCCCACCTTCGGCTACGGCGAGCTGGACGTGGGCCGCGCGGTGAACGGGCCGATGCAATTCAACTGGGGCGACGTCACCGTCAGCTTCAGCGGCAGCTCGAGCTGGAACAACCCGATTTCCGGCGCGGGCGGCCTGATCAAGCAGGGTACGGGCACGCTCAACCTCACCCAGCCGTCCAGCTACACCGGCCTCACCCAGGTGCAGGCCGGCACCTTGAGCGCGAAGTCGCTGGCGGGTGCCGTCACGGTGGCCAGCGGCGGCACGCTGGCGGTTGGCAGCAGCAACCTCGCGGTTGGCGGCAACTACACGCAAGCCGCCGGCGGCATCTTGGCGGTATCGCTGGGCTCGGCGTTGAACGTGGCCGGCACGGCCTCGATCGCCGGCAACCTGCTGGTGACCGGCACCAATGCGGGCTACACGGTGAATGCGCACACCAATGTGCTCGTCACGCAGAAGGGTCTCACCGGCACTTTCGCCGCGCTGACGACGGCATCGAACGTGCTGCTCACCGCCTCGCTCAATTACGACACCATGTCGGCCTGGCTCAACGTGGGGCAGGTGTCGGTGACCGCGGTGCAGGGCACCAGTTACACCGCCGCCTCGTACGGTGCGGCGCAGCGCGTGGATGCGGCGTTCGGCCAACTCAACACGCAATTGGGCACCGCCACCGCCTCGGGCACGCCGGTGGCCAGCGGCTTCGTCGCGGGCGCGGCCAGCCTGCAGCAGACCGCCACCCTGGCCAACCTGCAGCAGTCGCTGGAGAGCCTGTCCGGCCAGTTGCACGCGGCCAGTACCGCGATGACCTTCGAGGCAATCGACGCGGGCACGCGCGCGCTGTCCTCGCGCTTCGACCAGTTGCTCGATGCGCCGCAGCCGGGGGCATGGACACAGAATCTCGGTTACGAAGGCGGCATGTCGCGCAGCGGATACGGCAACGTGGACTACAACCTGTCCGGCGCGCTGGTCGGGCAGGACTTCCGCGTGGATGGCAGCGGCGTGGCCGGTTTCGCGCTGAGCCAGAGTCGGAGCATGGGACTGCTGGACGCCAGCGCGGATCGCAGCTACAGCCACGCAGTGGAAGGCATGCTTTACGGCGGCGCGCTGCGCGGCAACTGGTACGCGATGGGGCGTCTGGGCGTGGGTTCCTACCGGGAAACCATGCGCCGCACCCTGCAACTGGGCAGCCAGTTCGGCGGCGTGGGCAGCGACAGTCGCGGCAGCTACGGCCTGGCCTACGGGGAGAGTGGTTACCGGTTGAACCTGGGCCACACCCGCGTGACGCCGTATGCGAGCCTGGAGTACGCGCAGATCCGCGACAGCGGCTTCGACGAACTGGGTGGCGACGGCTTCGGCCTGAAGTCCGGTGCGCTCACCACCGCGCGCTGGCAGGCGGGCCTGGGCCTGCGTGCCAGCCGCGACTGGCAGCTGGCGCGCGGCGGCAGCCTCAGCCTGCAGGGGCGGCTGGCATGGCAGCAGTCCTTCGGCCTGCACGGCGAGGCGTTCGACGCCAGCTTCACCGGCATGAACCAGTGGGCGCCGCTGGGAGGTGTCGGCCTGTCGCGCTACGGCGGCGTGACCGGCGCCACGCTGGACTGGAGCATGAGCCCGCGCAGCAACCTGACGCTGGGCTACGACCGCTACTTCGGCCAGTACAACGAGGCGACGATGGCCACCTTGAACTACCGCTGGTCGTTCTGAACCGGTCCGGTGGCGATGCGATCGCGCATCGCCGCCGCGGCATCAGGGTTGGCGCAAGTGCGCGCTCAGTCGCGCGGGCCCCGCGTCATCCAGCCGGTGCCGCGATACGAATCCGCCACCACCGCGGCGCCCGCCGTGATCGCGCTGGACATCAGGAAGGCCGACCACGCACCGCTGTCATGCGGCTGCGCGAACAGCGGCGGCAACCAGACCAGCACGGTGATGACGCCCAGCATCGCCGCCTCCAGCGTGGCGGCCAGGCGCGGCCACAGCCCGAACAGGAGGCCGATGGCGGTTGCAAGGCTGCCCGCGCCGGTCAGGTACGCCCAGCCATGCCGCCAAGGCAGCCACGCCGGCACGAAGCCGGCCGTGATGTCGGCATAGAAGTAGTGCGAAAGGCCGATGGTCGGCAGCGCCAGCACGAACAGCAGCCGCGCATTGCGGATGCCGTTGCGGCCCGCGAGGAAGCGGCCATCCGGTTTCGCCAGCGTGGCGAACACCGTCCACGCGCCGGCGAGGATCACCGCGATTTCGCCCGCGCCCAACCACACCGCCTCCATCGACGGCGCGTAGAGAATGGCCGGGAATTTCAGCAGCACCATCCACAGCAGCGCGAACACCGACATCGTGCCGGCGGAAACCTTCGCGAGGCGAGGGAGCAGGATGCCGATACCGGTCGCCAGCTCGACCAGCGCCGTGAGGTAGATGAAGAAGCCTTGCGCAGGCAAATGTGCAATCGGAATGCGCTGCCAGACGCCGGCGAAATCACCGAACACCAAGCCACGCAAGCCCAGCGCGATCATCACCAGCGCAAGCAGCATTCGGCCAGGGCCGATACCGCGCGCGGTGGAATCGTTCGCACCGACGACGAGGCAGGCTGCCAGCCATGCGGGCACCCCTGCGCGCCTGTCGTTCACCACGATTGCTGCAGTCATCACCCACCCTCTTGCGGAGCTGCATGAGCACAGGGCGTCGAGCGTAATCAGGGTGGTCTGCCCGGGCAACGACCACTTTGGGTGGAAATTTCAGACCAATTCGACCTGCACGCCGGCGTTGCGCAGCGCCTCGACGGTCTCGGCGGGTGCGCTGCTGTCGCTGATCACCTTGTGCAGCTGGCGCACCGGCGCGATCACCGACAGGCTGCGCTGGCCCAGCTTGCTGGAATCCAGCACGGCGACGGTCTGCCGCGCCACGCGGATCATCAGCGCGTTGAGCGCGGATTCCAGCGGGTCGGGCGTGGTCACGCCCACCTCGGGGTCGAGGCCGTCCACGCCGAGGAACAGCCGGTCGGCAGACAGCTTGGCCAACGCGTGCTCCGCGTCGGGGCCGACCAGCGAATAGGAGGTCTGGCGCAGCAGGCCGCCCAGCATCATCACGCGGACGTGCGGCAGGCCGGACAGCTCCAGCGCGATGTTCAGCGCGTTGGTGATCACGGTGAGCGACTCGAACTTGCGCTGGCGGATCTGCCGCGCGATCTCCACGGTGGTGGAACCGGAGTCGAGGATGATCGTCTCGCCGTCGCGGATCATCGCCGCCGCCGCCTGGCCGATGCGCAGCTTCTGCGCCTGGTGGCGGGTTTCCTTGATGTTGAGCGGGATGTCGCTGCTGACCGGGATCACCGGCAGCGCGCCGCCGTGCGAGCGCACGATGGCCGAGGCATTTGCCAGTGCTTCGAGGTCGGCGCGGATGGTCACGGCCGAGGTGGCGAACTTGTTCGCCAGCTCCTCCACCGTGGCGCGGCCGTGTTCCTCCACGTGCTCCACGATCAGGCGACGGCGTTCGCCGAGCAGCAGGCGATGGCGGGGTGGGGCGGTGGGCTTGGCAGCTGGGAGTTTGCTCATGCGTCGGCAATGTGCAGGAGTCGGGCGGCATTGTCATGATAGACCTTGCGCAGCACCGTGTCCGGCAGCTTCAGCCCGTAGATGGCCCAGCGCCCCTGCGGCGGTACCGGGGCGGGGGCGTAGTCGAAATACTCGTCCTCGGTTTCGAGGAAGCGGTAGTAGATCTCATACAGCGCGTCGCCGAACAGCTGCTGGGGTACGTCGTCGCCCCACGGCGAGGGCACCGCGTCGGTGCCGAACAGGATGCGGTCCTGATAGCGGTCGAAGAAGCGCTGGGCGATGCGCGGCTGGCGGCCCAGCTCGCCGATGCGCGCGCTGATGTCCACCAGGGTGTTCGGGAAACGGGCGAGGCAATCCTCGACCGCGGCCAGGTTCTCGGCGTTGTTGCCCACGTGCAGCAGTACAAAGGTGGTGTCCGGGTGGCGCGCGATCATGCGG encodes the following:
- a CDS encoding thiolase family protein, with protein sequence MSDVSVVIAGAKRTAIGSFLGQFTGVPTPKLGATAIKAALEQSGVAAADVGEVIMGCVLPANLGQAPARQASLGAGLPPAAGCTTINKVCGSGMKAIMLGHDLIKAGSVAIVVAGGMESMTNAPHMVQARTGIRYGDGKLVDHMAWDGLTNPYDGKAMGVFGELCADKYHFSREEQDAFATESVKRALAAQQSGAFAGEIVPVTVAGRKGDVVVDTDEQPGRSDIAKIPSLKPAFRKDNGTITAASSSSISDGAAAVVLLSADDAKARGLKPLARIVAHATHSQEPEWFTTAPVAAIQQLLEKTGWKISDVDLFEVNEAFAVVAMAPMRELGIPHDKLNVNGGACALGHPIGASGARLVVTLLNALKTRGLKRGIASLCIGGGEATAIAVECLA
- a CDS encoding S8 family serine peptidase, yielding MNSQGDWAACGLRCCQLAIAVSMALSLAACGGGGGGGNVKPTPAAPAPAPAPAPAPAPAPAPAPPPLDAQLSITNTYAAHNAGYTGAGVTIGVVDSGIMHSNPTVSGRVAQPELIYVDPTKNNTSVDAVDSHGTWVAGIAAGTSFAKFPGGIAPGASLVSARIINDTPPPDDGTGNGNPVTATDANFFAQTLNPALMQAGVKIQNNSWGGIYWDTTNASINTAFGQAYQPFVQQGGLVVFAAGNSSQSDPSDIASLPTVAPGLGLDKGWLVAVAVNSNSPTQLASYSNACGRAMNYCLAAPGDVIVLDKDTISSTTSPTYWQVSGTSFAAPMVSGAAALVWQAYPYFSNDLVRQTLLGTADPLGGSQPNPTFGYGELDVGRAVNGPMQFNWGDVTVSFSGSSSWNNPISGAGGLIKQGTGTLNLTQPSSYTGLTQVQAGTLSAKSLAGAVTVASGGTLAVGSSNLAVGGNYTQAAGGILAVSLGSALNVAGTASIAGNLLVTGTNAGYTVNAHTNVLVTQKGLTGTFAALTTASNVLLTASLNYDTMSAWLNVGQVSVTAVQGTSYTAASYGAAQRVDAAFGQLNTQLGTATASGTPVASGFVAGAASLQQTATLANLQQSLESLSGQLHAASTAMTFEAIDAGTRALSSRFDQLLDAPQPGAWTQNLGYEGGMSRSGYGNVDYNLSGALVGQDFRVDGSGVAGFALSQSRSMGLLDASADRSYSHAVEGMLYGGALRGNWYAMGRLGVGSYRETMRRTLQLGSQFGGVGSDSRGSYGLAYGESGYRLNLGHTRVTPYASLEYAQIRDSGFDELGGDGFGLKSGALTTARWQAGLGLRASRDWQLARGGSLSLQGRLAWQQSFGLHGEAFDASFTGMNQWAPLGGVGLSRYGGVTGATLDWSMSPRSNLTLGYDRYFGQYNEATMATLNYRWSF
- a CDS encoding DoxX family membrane protein, with product MTAAIVVNDRRAGVPAWLAACLVVGANDSTARGIGPGRMLLALVMIALGLRGLVFGDFAGVWQRIPIAHLPAQGFFIYLTALVELATGIGILLPRLAKVSAGTMSVFALLWMVLLKFPAILYAPSMEAVWLGAGEIAVILAGAWTVFATLAKPDGRFLAGRNGIRNARLLFVLALPTIGLSHYFYADITAGFVPAWLPWRHGWAYLTGAGSLATAIGLLFGLWPRLAATLEAAMLGVITVLVWLPPLFAQPHDSGAWSAFLMSSAITAGAAVVADSYRGTGWMTRGPRD
- a CDS encoding DeoR/GlpR family DNA-binding transcription regulator, with the translated sequence MSKLPAAKPTAPPRHRLLLGERRRLIVEHVEEHGRATVEELANKFATSAVTIRADLEALANASAIVRSHGGALPVIPVSSDIPLNIKETRHQAQKLRIGQAAAAMIRDGETIILDSGSTTVEIARQIRQRKFESLTVITNALNIALELSGLPHVRVMMLGGLLRQTSYSLVGPDAEHALAKLSADRLFLGVDGLDPEVGVTTPDPLESALNALMIRVARQTVAVLDSSKLGQRSLSVIAPVRQLHKVISDSSAPAETVEALRNAGVQVELV